Sequence from the Thermocaproicibacter melissae genome:
GTTTGCGCCTATGCTATCGGTTATCCGATTCGCAAACATCTCGCACATAATTTTGAATAATCGAATTGCTTCGGCACACACTAAAACTGGTTTTCCAATCGGAAAGCCAGTTTTCAAGTGAGGTGTCAGCCGTATGACGGATCTTTACTGCGGAGTTTCCGCATGCGCCAATAACCGTAACAGGCTTTGCTGCCGCCCGGATATTATGGTAGGCGGACCGGACTCTGTCGACGCGAAGCAAACCTATTGCGCAAATTTTCTGGACCGTTCCGAAAAGCATCCAAAAAATTCAGTTGACAATAGGTCGCCGAATCCTTCCCTTATGGTACACTGCGAAGTAACGAACTGCACTTATAATGAAGACAGGGCTTGCAGTGCGGATCATATCGAAATCCGCACCACACAGGTCAATAACGGTCAAATCAAAACAGAGTGCGCAACATTTGAGACGGACGCTCGATGACGAAAAATTCAAAACGGGGATGCTGCAGGTGCAGCGTCCCCGTTTCATTCATGTAACATTTGCCTCAAAAGAACGTATGTTCAAGAAAGATTTTCAGCCCGATGCCAATTAGCACGATTCCTCCGATTATTTCGGCCTTGCCGGCACACAGAGTGCCGAATTTTTTTCCAATATACACACCGGCAAAGCAAATTATGAAGGTAATCAGACCGATTAGAAGAACCGAAATAGCCATCAGAGCCGCTGTGGAAGCGCCTACCGCGGAAGGAAGGATTACTCCTGTGGCAAGTGCGTCAATACTTGTTGCGACGGAAAGAGCCAACAGCGTTTTCAGCGGAATATCGTTCTGCCTCCTGCAAAATTCACCGACTTGTTTTTTCTTGCGGGCTTCCACAATCATGTTAATGCCAATATAGCTGAGAAGAATAAGAGCAATCCAGTGGTCTACGGCGCTGATGATGCTTTCTCCCGCCTTTCCAATCAGCCACCCGATCGTGGGCATGGCGGCTTGGAAGAAGCCGAAAAAGCAGGCAAGTTTCAAGGCAAAGCGCGGTGTAATGCGCTTTGTTACCGCTCCGTTCGTAATGCTTACGGCCAGCGCATCCATGGAAAGTCCCACCGCTATGCCGAAAATGGAAAAATAGTCCATGACAATCCTCCGAAAACATAATAGAACAATGATAACTTGAGACAAATGCAAAGTCAAGAATCCTAAGAAGAGAGATTTTCCGGATTGCAATGCGGGAAGTTCTATGTTATGCTATACTCTAGTAAATTACTAAAGTGCAGGAGGGCGTGCCGTGATAGCCATTCTTGATTACGGAGCCGGAAATCTCATGAGCGTTGTCAAAGCGTTTCGATTTCTCGGAAGCGAGCCGGTCGTTACATCAGACCCGGAAGTGCTTGCGCAGGCTTCCGCTGCCGTGCTGCCCGGCGTGGGCGCGTTTGGCAATGCGATGACCCGTTTGAAACAATCCGGACTGAAGCAACCCGTGCTGGACTATATCGATTCCGGCAGGCCTTTCCTCGGGATATGTGTCGGTCTCCAGCTTCTCTTCGAGGAAAGCGAGGAGGCGCCCGGCGTTCCGGGCCTTGGAGTTCTAAAAGGGCGCATTTGCCGCATTCCGGAGGCTCCGGGTTTGAAAATCCCTCATATCGGTTGGAATTCTTTGAATATTTCCGATAGAAGCGGGTTGTTTCAGGGATTGGAAGAACATCCGTATGTTTATTTCGTCCATTCGTATTATGTGAAAGCTGCAGACCGCAGCGACGTAACGGCTACCGCCGAATACGGCGTTACCATAGATGCGTCGGTCAGGCACGGCAACCTTTATGCTACGCAGTTTCACCCTGAAAAAAGCGGACGAGCCGGGCTGCAGATGCTCCGCAACTTTATAAATCTGATCGGGAAGGGGGAATCCTGATGTACGCGAAAAGGATTATCCCGTGTTTGGATGTCGACTGTGGGCGGGTCGTGAAGGGAACTTCCTTTGTGAACCTGCGTGACGCAGGCGACCCGGTAGAGGCAGCTATGGAGTATGACCGCCAAGGCGCCGATGAACTTGTGTTTCTCGATATTACCGCAACGGCGGAAGCGCGCGGAATCATGGAAGATATGGTGCGGCGCGTTGCGGAACGGATTTTCATTCCGTTTACCGTGGGCGGCGGCATCCGTTCGGTTGACGATTTTACACGGCTTCTCCGAGCGGGAGCCGATAAGGTTTCGGTCAATTCCGCTGCGCTTCTCCGACCGGAATTGATTTCGGAGGCGGCGGAAAAGTTCGGCAGCCAGTGCGTTGTCTGCGCCATCGATGCGAAGCGTCGTGCGCAGGGCGGATGGACGGTTTATCGGAGCGGCGGCCGTATCGATACGGGGCGTGACGCAGTGGAATGGGCGAAAAAAGCCGAACGTCTCGGAGCGGGAGAAATTCTGCTGACGAGCATGGATTGCGACGGCCAGAAAAACGGATACGACCTTGAACTGACAGCGGCAATTTCGCAAAGCGTGTCAATTCCCGTCATCGCTTCGGGAGGAGCCGGAAAACTGGAACATTTCCTTGAGGCGTTCCGCAAGGGAAAGGCAGACGCGGTGCTTGCGGCGTCTTTGTTCCACTTCGGCGAAATCACGATTCCGGAATTGAAACAATATCTCGCGAGCGAGGGAATCCCTGTCCGCGTGGCTTGAAAAGAAGAGGCAAAAGCCTCTTTCAGCCTGTCGAAAAAGTCCAGTGAAAGCTGGGCTTTTTCGTTGTAAAATGGTAAAATATAGACAGGTGATGAAAGATGCTGGAACGGGAAAAACTACGCAGAGATGCAGTGGAATTTGTGAATACAGACCTATTGGTGCCGGGAAATCATCTGCTGCGAAAGATTGACAGCGCGGTAGATTTTAGCCATATTTATGATTTTGTAGAAGATTTGTATTGTGAGGGCAACGGTCGTCCTAGTGTGGACCCGGTCGTCCTGTTTAAGATTGTTCTGATCCAGCATCTGTACGGAATTCCCTCTTTACGCCGGACGATGCAGGAAATCAATATGAATATCGCGTATCGGTGGTTTCTGGGATATACACTGAACGAGGAGCTGCCGCATTTCTCCACTGTGAGTTACAATTTTAAGCACCGGTTCACAGAGGAAACCGTGGAGCAGGTGTTTTCGTGGATTTTGCAGGAGGCAAATTACGCCGGATATTTGGAGCCGGAAGCAGTATTTGTGGATGGGACGCATATCAAAGCAAACGCCAACATCAACAAAAAGATCAAAAAGGCAGTTCCTCAGGCGGCAAAGCGATATGCCTCAGAATTAATGGAAGAGGTTAACGCTGACCGGGAAGATCATGGGAAGAAGCCATTCGACAGTACTCCGAAACCGCCGAAGGAAAAAGAAATCATGGTGTCCAAAACAGACCCGGAAAGCGGGTTGTTCCAAAAGGGAGAACACAAGAAGTGCTTTGCCTACGAAGCACATACGGCCTGCGACAAACACAATTTTGTCCTTGACGTTGAGGTGACTCCGGGAAACGTACATGACAGTGTAGCATTTGACGCGGTCTATGGCAAAGTGACTCAACGGTTTCCTGAAATTGAAACGGTGGTGGCGGACGCCGCATACAAAACGCCGCATATCTGTAAACGGGTGTTTGACGACGGGCGGGTACTTTCCACAGCATACAAGCGGCCAATGACCAAAGCAGGAAATCTGGAATGGTGGAAGTATGTATACGACGAATATTATGACTGTGTGATCTGCCCGGAATATCAGGTTCTGCATTATGCAACAACCAACCGTGAGGGATACCGGGAATACAAAAGCCGGAGTTACATCTGCGAAAAATGTCCATTCCGTTCTCGCTGCACCGAGAGTAAAAGCTGTACGAAAACCGTAACGCGGCATGTGTGGCAGGATTATGTGGAGCTTGCGGAAGATATCAGGCACACACCGAAATACAAAGAGCTTTACAAAAAACGAAAAGAAACCATTGAGCGTGTCTTCGCCGATGCAAAAGTGAAATATGGGATGCGGTACACGCTCTACCGGGGCTTAACTCAAGTGACGAATTGGGTTAAGCTTAAGTTTGCTGCCATGAATCTCAAAAAGCTGGCAATGTGGAAATGGAGGGATGGCCATCCCTCCGGGTTTTTATTGATTTTACTTTGCTTATTTTCCTATCCTGCATATTATCAAGAGAACCCATCCTTCGTTTAACCGCGTTGGATGGGTTCTTCGACAATCTGGAAGAGGCAAAAGCCTCTTTTTTTATGGATAGAACCTCCCTGTCCGGCATACTCATTATTATGAAACTGGAGGTGCCGGGTATGAGGTTCCAAAAACTTTCGGCCTGCCTTTTGTCAGCTGCGGTTGTGATTGCGGGGTTGCCGACGATAAGAGCATCAGCACTTTCCGCAGAAGAGGTAAAGGCCCCGTCTGCAATTCTGATGGAGGCACAGACAGGCAAGATATTGTTTGAAAAAAATTCTCACGAAAAGCGTGCCTGCGCGTCCATTACAAAAATAATGACGCTGATTCTTGTCATGGAAGCGGTCGATTCCGGAAAAATCGGACTGAATGACATGGTTTCGGTCAGCAAGCACGCTGCGTCAATGGGAGGCTCGCAAATTTGGCTCAAAGAAGGGGAAACAATGTCTGTCGACGACCTCCTCAAGGCGACGGTCATTGCAAGTGCAAACGACTGCTCGGTTGCATTGGGCGAATATGTGGCGGGAAGTGAAGAAGAATTCGTTGCCCAGATGAACCAAAAGGCGCAGCAGCTGGGAATGAAGGATACAACGTTCAAGAACTGCTACGGCCTAGATGAAGACGGTCATCTCACTTCAGCCAACGACATTGCAATCATGTCGCGCGAGCTGATTAAGCATAAAAAGATTTTTGACTACACAAAAACATGGATGGACACCCTGCGCGGTGGAAAGACCCAGCTTGTCAACACCAACAAACTGCTGAAGACATACAAAGGAATCACGGGCCTGAAAACAGGCACTACCGGCAAAGCGGGAAGCTGCATGGCGGCAACTGCGGAACGTGACGGCGTTCAGCTTATCGCCGTTGTGCTTGGCTGCTCCGATACGAAGACCCGTTTTTCGGCCTCTGCAGCGCTTTTGGACTATGGCTTTGCAAATTACTCCGTAACAAAGCCGTCGATTCCGCCGGAGGCGACCGCTCCGGTTCCGGTGCGCAACGGGATGCAGTCACAGGTGGAAACAACGGTCGATTCCAGCACGAGTATTCTTGTTCCGAAGGGCAAAGGCGGCAATGTGAAGTACAGTGTAACCATCAATCAAAATATTACCGCACCTGTCAAGAAAGGGCAGGCGCTCGGCAAAGTGAGCTGTTCGCTTGACGGTACTCCCTTGCAGGAGTTTACAATACGGGCAAAGACATCGGTAGAACCGATTACTTTTACTGCGGCTTTTCGTCTTCTCCTCAAAAAACTGCTGATGGTATAAGGCTGAAAAAACGGTAGGTAAAAATTTGAACGAATTATAAATAATCTGGTTCTTCCTTGCAAAGTATCAAGGTATAAGGTACAATAGAATTACCAAATAAGGCAGCCAGGAGGAAAAAATAAATGTCTGTTCAGCTTGATGACCAGCATCTGTCTAGTTTTATCAATGACAGTGAATTTGAGGCAATCGCCCCCCAGGTCCGTGCGGCTCATGATCTCCTTCATTCCGGCACAGGCCTCGGCAACGATTTTCTAGGCTGGGTGGATTTGCCTGAAAATTACGATAAACAGGAGTTTGCCCGTATTCAGGCAGCCGCAAAAAAGATTCGCTCCGACAGCCAGGTGTTCGTAGTAATCGGCATCGGTGGTTCCTACCTCGGAGCTCGTGCGGCAATCGAATTTTTGAAATCCAACAACTATAATTCGCTAAAAAAGGATACACCGGACATTTATTTTATCGGCAACAGCATCAGCTCCACAGCACTTGCTGAAGTGCTTGAGCTTTGCGAAGGCAAAGATGTTTCCATCAATGTTATTTCAAAATCCGGAACTACAACCGAGCCGGCAGTGGCATTCCGTGTGTTCCGCAGTTTCATGGAAAAGAAGTATGGCAAAGCAGAAGCCGCAAAACGCATTTACTGCACAACCGATAAGGCCAAAGGCACCCTGAAAGAACTGGCAGTGCGTGAAGGCTATGAAACCTTCGTTGTCCCCGATGACGTAGGCGGCCGCTATTCGGTTCTTACCGCCGTCGGCCTTTTGCCAATTGCAGTTGCCGGTGCTGATATTCAGGCACTGATGGATGGCGCTGCGGAAGCCAGAAAAGAATATGCGGATCCGGATCTTACGAAAAACGCGTGCTACCGCTATGCGGCAATTCGCAACATCCTCTCGAGAAAAGGCAAGGAAATTGAAATCCTTGTCAGCTATGAGCCTCGGTTCCAGATGATGTGCGAATGGTGGAAACAGCTGTACGGCGAAAGCGAAGGCAAGGATGGAAAGGGACTGTTCCCGGCATCCTGCATCTTCTCTACCGATCTGCACTCCATGGGTCAGTATATCCAGCAGGGGCGCCGTATTCTGACGGAGACAGTTGTCTTGTTTGACAAACCGGTGAAAGACCTGGTTATCGAGGAAGACCCCGATAATGCCGATGGACTTAACTTCCTTGCAGGCAAGACGATGTCCTACGTCAATGAAAAAGCCTTTGAAGGCACCGTACTCGCTCATACGGACGGCGGCGTTCCGAACACCGTTCTCCGTGTACCGGATTTTTCTGAGAAATCGCTTGGTGCTCTCATCTATTTCTTTGAAAAAGCGTGCGCAATTTCCGGGTATCTCCTGGGCGTGAATCCGTTCAACCAGCCGGGAGTGGAAAGCTACAAGAAAAATATGTTTGCTCTTCTCGGAAAACCTGGTTATGAAGGCGAAAAGGCTGCATTGGAAGCCCGCTTAAACAAATAAAACTTGACTTAAAAAACTGATTTTTTGAAAGCCGTTGATGACAAATAAAAATATAGGAGGAGCAACAATATGATCAATCTTATTATCGGCCCAAAGGGAACCGGCAAGACCAAAAGGCTTGTGGAACACGCGAATGAAGCAGCCCAGAAATCTGCTGGCAACGTTGTTGTCATCGTGAAGGGCAACCACCTCACCTATGATATCTCCCACGATGCCCGCCTTGTGAACATTGATTCCTACGGGATTCAGGGCGTTGAGGCACTCAGCGGGTTCCTCTGCGGAATCTGTGCCGGCAACTATGACGTAACAGACATCTTTGTCGATTCAACCCTCCGCATCATCGGGCAGGACATTGCGGCTCTTTCCACTTTCATTGAAAAGATGAATAAACTCTCTATTCTTGCGGATACTAAAATTACTCTTCTCGTATCGGCGGATCCGAAAGTTTTGCCGGACGAGATTAAAGCAATTTCCACAGAAGTCTGATTAGAACCGGGAACCGTGCCGGGAAGAAAACCGGCACGGTTTTCTTATTGGCATTTCGGTTTTTCTGGAACTTGTATTGACAAAAAGATACTCAACCGATATAATTAAAGACTGTAGCGCCGAGGTTATGGTATGATTCTTGATTTAAAGAAAATTTTCACGGAAAAAACAGGTACGGTTTCGTTTGATTACGACATGGATTTGTCTTCAACCGAGGTCGATAATGTTCATCCGTTTGTTACCCCGGTGAAGGTGCAGGGTTCTGTCACCGCAAAGGATGGCTTTGCGTTACTCACAGCCGAGACTTCTTTTGATTTTTCGGTGCCGTGTGATCGTTGCACAAAGCAGATAGACAGGCACTTGCATTATTCTTTTACGCATACTCTTGTCCGTTCTCTGGAAAACGAGGACGACGATCGTTTCATCGAAGTCCCGGATGGACAGCTGGATTTGGACGAACTTATGCGGGAAGATATTTTGCTTGAGCTTCCGTCAAAATTCCTTTGCAAAGAAGACTGCAAGGGCATTTGCCCCAAATGCGGTAAAAACCTGAATGATGGTCCATGCGGCTGTGAGCCGCAGAACACTGACAGCAGGTTTGAAGTTTTGAAAAATCTGATCCATTAAGATGATTCCATCTGTGAAATCAGGGTCTTTAAGGAGGTGCTGAACATGGCGGTACCGAAAAGAAAACAGTCAAGTGCAAGGCAGAACAAGCGGCGTTCTAGCGTTTGGAAGCTGAGTGCGCCGACTCTGGTAAATTGCCCAAAATGCGGCGAACTGATTGCTCCGCATAAGGTATGCGGCAATTGTGGCTATTACAATGGCAGGGAAGTTGTCAAAAAAGAAGCCTGATTCCGCAGTCGGCAGGTTGCAGAGAAGGATCTAGATCCTTCTCTTCTTTTTTTGCGCAAAAAAGATTCTACGTTTTCTGGCTTTGCTTGACGGATGCCGGAAATCATGCGATAATCGTTTTTACGCGGTAAAACTTTCCCATTTACCCATTGCCGCATATCGGTAAAAAGGTTGGGAAGAGCAAATATAAGGGAGTGGTGCGGATGGCAAAATCGGTTGTAGCAATCGTCGGAAGACCGAATGTGGGAAAATCCACACTTTTTAACAAGCTCATTGGGAGCCGCGTTTCTATTGTAGATGATACACCCGGTGTTACCCGGGATAGAGTTTATGGTACCTGTGAATGGAGCGGGCGTGAGTTTTCCATCGTTGACACGGGCGGCATCGAGATTGACCCTGACGACGAGATTTTGTCCCGTATTCGGGAACAGGCAGAATTGGCAATTGATGCGGCAGATGTTATTGTATTTGTAACGGATATTCGTGCCGGCGTAACCGCGTCGGATGCAGAGATCGCGTCAATGCTGCTCAAGAGCGGAAAGCCGGTGCTGCTTTGCGTCAATAAGTGCGACAGTATCGGTGAACCTCCTGCGGAATTTTATGAATTTTACAGTCTCGGCCTCGGCGACCCGATTTGCGTTTCGTCCGTTCACGGCCACGGAACCGGCGATCTGCTCGATGCAATCGTCAAGCATCTTCCTCCGGAAAATGAGGACAAGCAGAATGACGATGCTATTCGAGTAGCCGTCATCGGCAAGCCGAACGTGGGCAAATCGTCGCTTGTCAATTACATCAGCGGCGAAGAGCGCTGCATTGTTTCCAATCAGGCGGGAACGACGCGCGATGCCATTGATATTGAAATTGAGAATAAACACGGAAGGTTCGTTTTCGTTGATACCGCCGGCATGCGGAGAAAAAGCCGCGTCGAAAACGCAATAGAGCGTTACAGCATGTTACGCGCGCAAATGGCGATTGAGCGCAGTGATGTGTGCGTTATTATGATCGACGGCACCGTCGGCTTCACCGAACAGGATTCCAAAGTCGCGGGCTTGGCGCATGAAGCAGGAAAAGGCTGTGTTATTGCCGTCAACAAGTGGGATGCCGTTGAAAAGACGGAGAATACGCTGCCCCTTTATCGCAAGCGTCTGCAGCAGGATTTCTCGTTCATGTCCTATGCCGATATCATCTTTATTTCCGCAAAGACAGGCCAGAGAATCGACCGCTTGTTTGAAGCTATCAAGGAGGCTGCAAAGGCAAACGCAACGCGCATCACGACCGGTGCGCTCAATGAAATTCTAGCACAGGCGACTTTGCGCGTTCAGCCGCCTACCGACAAGGGCAAAAGGCTCAAGATTTATTACATGACGCAGGTTTCCACAAAACCGCCGACGTTTGTTTTCTTTGTGAATTCCAAAGATTTGTTTCACTTTTCTTATCAGCGGTATCTTGAAAACATAATTCGTGACACGTTTGGGTTGGTTGGAACACCGATTCACTTTATCGTGCGCGAACGGGGAGAAAAACAGGGAGGGTAATACTGTGGATTATCTGCAAATTTTTCTTCTGCCTACCATTGCAATTGTGGTAATCGGTTATCTTCTGGGCAGTATCAGTTCTTCCATCATTATTACAAAGAAATTCAGCAACACCGATATTCGCACCATGGGGAGCGGAAACGCAGGCATGACAAACGTTCTTCGTTCCGTCAGTGCGAAGGCGGCAATTTATACTTCCATTTTTGATTTTGCAAAATGTGCCGCGGCTTCGCTGATCGGCCGGCAGGTTTTTCAGTATGTTTGCAATGCAAATTCGGCGCCTTCCTACCTGATTCAGTACGGAATACTGATTGCCGGGTTTGCTTGTGTCCTTGGACATATTTATCCGCTGTATTTCGGTTTCCGCGGGGGCAAGGGAATTCTGTCAACCGGCGCTATGATGCTCGTTCTGGACTGGCGAATTTTCGCCTTTGCGGTATTTATTTTTGTCGTTACGCTGCTTGCTACAAAGATTATTTCGATTTCTTCCATCTTCG
This genomic interval carries:
- a CDS encoding DUF1540 domain-containing protein; protein product: MTDLYCGVSACANNRNRLCCRPDIMVGGPDSVDAKQTYCANFLDRSEKHPKNSVDNRSPNPSLMVHCEVTNCTYNEDRACSADHIEIRTTQVNNGQIKTECATFETDAR
- a CDS encoding manganese efflux pump MntP family protein, encoding MDYFSIFGIAVGLSMDALAVSITNGAVTKRITPRFALKLACFFGFFQAAMPTIGWLIGKAGESIISAVDHWIALILLSYIGINMIVEARKKKQVGEFCRRQNDIPLKTLLALSVATSIDALATGVILPSAVGASTAALMAISVLLIGLITFIICFAGVYIGKKFGTLCAGKAEIIGGIVLIGIGLKIFLEHTFF
- the hisH gene encoding imidazole glycerol phosphate synthase subunit HisH, with amino-acid sequence MIAILDYGAGNLMSVVKAFRFLGSEPVVTSDPEVLAQASAAVLPGVGAFGNAMTRLKQSGLKQPVLDYIDSGRPFLGICVGLQLLFEESEEAPGVPGLGVLKGRICRIPEAPGLKIPHIGWNSLNISDRSGLFQGLEEHPYVYFVHSYYVKAADRSDVTATAEYGVTIDASVRHGNLYATQFHPEKSGRAGLQMLRNFINLIGKGES
- the hisF gene encoding imidazole glycerol phosphate synthase subunit HisF, translating into MYAKRIIPCLDVDCGRVVKGTSFVNLRDAGDPVEAAMEYDRQGADELVFLDITATAEARGIMEDMVRRVAERIFIPFTVGGGIRSVDDFTRLLRAGADKVSVNSAALLRPELISEAAEKFGSQCVVCAIDAKRRAQGGWTVYRSGGRIDTGRDAVEWAKKAERLGAGEILLTSMDCDGQKNGYDLELTAAISQSVSIPVIASGGAGKLEHFLEAFRKGKADAVLAASLFHFGEITIPELKQYLASEGIPVRVA
- a CDS encoding IS1182 family transposase, which encodes MLEREKLRRDAVEFVNTDLLVPGNHLLRKIDSAVDFSHIYDFVEDLYCEGNGRPSVDPVVLFKIVLIQHLYGIPSLRRTMQEINMNIAYRWFLGYTLNEELPHFSTVSYNFKHRFTEETVEQVFSWILQEANYAGYLEPEAVFVDGTHIKANANINKKIKKAVPQAAKRYASELMEEVNADREDHGKKPFDSTPKPPKEKEIMVSKTDPESGLFQKGEHKKCFAYEAHTACDKHNFVLDVEVTPGNVHDSVAFDAVYGKVTQRFPEIETVVADAAYKTPHICKRVFDDGRVLSTAYKRPMTKAGNLEWWKYVYDEYYDCVICPEYQVLHYATTNREGYREYKSRSYICEKCPFRSRCTESKSCTKTVTRHVWQDYVELAEDIRHTPKYKELYKKRKETIERVFADAKVKYGMRYTLYRGLTQVTNWVKLKFAAMNLKKLAMWKWRDGHPSGFLLILLCLFSYPAYYQENPSFV
- a CDS encoding D-alanyl-D-alanine carboxypeptidase family protein; translated protein: MRFQKLSACLLSAAVVIAGLPTIRASALSAEEVKAPSAILMEAQTGKILFEKNSHEKRACASITKIMTLILVMEAVDSGKIGLNDMVSVSKHAASMGGSQIWLKEGETMSVDDLLKATVIASANDCSVALGEYVAGSEEEFVAQMNQKAQQLGMKDTTFKNCYGLDEDGHLTSANDIAIMSRELIKHKKIFDYTKTWMDTLRGGKTQLVNTNKLLKTYKGITGLKTGTTGKAGSCMAATAERDGVQLIAVVLGCSDTKTRFSASAALLDYGFANYSVTKPSIPPEATAPVPVRNGMQSQVETTVDSSTSILVPKGKGGNVKYSVTINQNITAPVKKGQALGKVSCSLDGTPLQEFTIRAKTSVEPITFTAAFRLLLKKLLMV
- a CDS encoding glucose-6-phosphate isomerase translates to MSVQLDDQHLSSFINDSEFEAIAPQVRAAHDLLHSGTGLGNDFLGWVDLPENYDKQEFARIQAAAKKIRSDSQVFVVIGIGGSYLGARAAIEFLKSNNYNSLKKDTPDIYFIGNSISSTALAEVLELCEGKDVSINVISKSGTTTEPAVAFRVFRSFMEKKYGKAEAAKRIYCTTDKAKGTLKELAVREGYETFVVPDDVGGRYSVLTAVGLLPIAVAGADIQALMDGAAEARKEYADPDLTKNACYRYAAIRNILSRKGKEIEILVSYEPRFQMMCEWWKQLYGESEGKDGKGLFPASCIFSTDLHSMGQYIQQGRRILTETVVLFDKPVKDLVIEEDPDNADGLNFLAGKTMSYVNEKAFEGTVLAHTDGGVPNTVLRVPDFSEKSLGALIYFFEKACAISGYLLGVNPFNQPGVESYKKNMFALLGKPGYEGEKAALEARLNK
- a CDS encoding YceD family protein — protein: MILDLKKIFTEKTGTVSFDYDMDLSSTEVDNVHPFVTPVKVQGSVTAKDGFALLTAETSFDFSVPCDRCTKQIDRHLHYSFTHTLVRSLENEDDDRFIEVPDGQLDLDELMREDILLELPSKFLCKEDCKGICPKCGKNLNDGPCGCEPQNTDSRFEVLKNLIH
- the rpmF gene encoding 50S ribosomal protein L32, whose translation is MAVPKRKQSSARQNKRRSSVWKLSAPTLVNCPKCGELIAPHKVCGNCGYYNGREVVKKEA
- the der gene encoding ribosome biogenesis GTPase Der is translated as MAKSVVAIVGRPNVGKSTLFNKLIGSRVSIVDDTPGVTRDRVYGTCEWSGREFSIVDTGGIEIDPDDEILSRIREQAELAIDAADVIVFVTDIRAGVTASDAEIASMLLKSGKPVLLCVNKCDSIGEPPAEFYEFYSLGLGDPICVSSVHGHGTGDLLDAIVKHLPPENEDKQNDDAIRVAVIGKPNVGKSSLVNYISGEERCIVSNQAGTTRDAIDIEIENKHGRFVFVDTAGMRRKSRVENAIERYSMLRAQMAIERSDVCVIMIDGTVGFTEQDSKVAGLAHEAGKGCVIAVNKWDAVEKTENTLPLYRKRLQQDFSFMSYADIIFISAKTGQRIDRLFEAIKEAAKANATRITTGALNEILAQATLRVQPPTDKGKRLKIYYMTQVSTKPPTFVFFVNSKDLFHFSYQRYLENIIRDTFGLVGTPIHFIVRERGEKQGG
- the plsY gene encoding glycerol-3-phosphate 1-O-acyltransferase PlsY produces the protein MDYLQIFLLPTIAIVVIGYLLGSISSSIIITKKFSNTDIRTMGSGNAGMTNVLRSVSAKAAIYTSIFDFAKCAAASLIGRQVFQYVCNANSAPSYLIQYGILIAGFACVLGHIYPLYFGFRGGKGILSTGAMMLVLDWRIFAFAVFIFVVTLLATKIISISSIFAAVSFPISAFLTTYYDYSTKSSAFGTLPTSYMIVVTVFAFVFAALLVYKHKDNIIRLKNGTEKKVSVRHKDS